A stretch of DNA from Gottschalkia acidurici 9a:
TCGATCAATCGAGCGAAGATATTTTTTTAAGTCTTCGATTTGCTTCAAGACATCATCTTTGTGGTTGATTAACATATCGTTACGTGCATGAAGAGTATCATTTCCTTCATTTTGCCAATCCATAAATTGCTTTATTTTCTTAATAGGCATTCCAGTATTCTTAAGACAGCATATGAGTGAGAGCATTTCCATATCATCCCTTGTGAAAATACGGTTGCCTGATTTATCTCTTTTAACATTAGTGAGTAGTCCTTCACGGTCATAGTATCTTAATGTGTATGTTGTTAAATTCATTTTTTTAGCGGCCTGCGCTATGGTATAGTTCACGTTTATCACCTCAGATAGTTTTTATATATTATATAACTTACACTTAGCTTTAAGTCAAGGATGATTATGAAAATTGTTAAATGCAATGCTATATCTGTCCTGCCTTGGAAGAAGGGGTATGCATTTATGAATATGAAAAAAATTTTCACATATACTATTGACTTAGAGTTAAGTGTAAGGTCTATACTTGGCATATAGAAGAAAAAGGAGTGTGGATTTATGAAAGTAATAGCTATTAACGGTAGCCCTCGTAAAGATGGTAACACAAGTCAGGCACTAAAGGTTATGTCAGATGAGTTAGAACAACAAGGTATAGAAGTTGAAACTATTCAAATTGGTCAGCTCAATATTCATGGGTGTATTGGTTGTGGATATTGTTGGACGTCTGAGGAAAATCACTGTGTTTTCAAAGATGATATTGTCAATGAGGTTGCGAAAAAAATGCGTGAAGCAGATGGCCTTATTCTTGCATCTCCTACTTATTATGCAGGAATAGCAGGAACAATGAAGTCTTTCTTAGACAGAGTATTCTACACGAGTTCATCTTATTTTAAATATAAAGTTGCAACTTCCATTTCAGTTGTAAGACGTGCAGGTGGTGTAGATGTAGTACATCAACTAAATAACTATCTTAACTTAGCTGAGACAGTCATGCCGCCGTCTCAATACTGGACAATAGCATATGGTGCTAAAAAAGGAGAAGTTCATCAGGACGGAGAGGGTATTCAGACCATCCATAAAAATGCAAGATCAATGGCTTGGCTCCTTAAGACAATTGATGCTGGAAAAGAAAAAGTACCTTTTCCTGTAGAAGAAGATCGTGTTATGACAAACTTTATACGATAATAGATAACGAAGTAAGATAATTATGAGGGAAACTTTTACTCATTAAGCAATGATTATAAGATTCTGAATATAGGATTCAGTACGTTCCGTACACCTAGTGGAGAGGAAATAGAGAAGTCTGCATTAAATGCAATCAAGACAGGATATCGACATATTGACTGCGCTGCTGCTTACGAAAATGAGAACAGGGATTGCGCTTTATTCATGTTAATGATGTTGTGGTATATATTTGTGATCTTAAGAATAAGACAGACGGGAGAATTTAATATGGAAAATACTGATATCTTTAATATGATGGCTAGTAGATATGACACTTTTGAAAGGATTCAAATTGCAAAGTTAGTATCAGATGCTATTCGTGAATACCTAATTGACTCTAATAATAAGAATGCTATTGATTTTGGATGTGGAACCGGTCTTGTTGGAATGAACTTATTAAATGAATTCAATTCTATGATTTTTATGGATACGTCACAGAATATGATTGATCAGATAAAACAAAAGATTATTGACTTTAACATTCAAAATGTAGATACATTATGTTTTGATTTGGAAAAAGAAAGTTTATTAGATTTACATATGGACTATATTTTTATGTCTCAGGTTCTACTTCATATTAATGATATAGAGTTAGTTTTATCAAGACTATATGATATTTTAAATGTAGGAGGACATTTAATAATCGTAGATTTTAATAAAAATGAAAAAGTAGTCTCAGATATGGTTCATGATGAATTTGATCAAGTAGAGCTTATTAATCTTATGACTAAATTAGGATTTAAAGAAACTCAATTCAAAACTTTTTATACTGGAAGTAAAATATTCATGAATCATGACGCATCTTTATTTATACTTGATGCTCAGAAATAAACTTTTTGACTAATATAACTAGAAAAAATAGATATTAAAAAAATGATTTTACTAATAAAAAATATAATTTAAAAAAGCACTAGATATAAATTAAAATGTATCTAGTGCTTTTTTTAAAATTATATTAAAAGGGTTAATTATGGTAATAGAGAATGAAGTGTGTTTGCTAACTACAATTACAAAAATGATGAATCAAATTTTGGATTTGGTACCTATAATACTGATTTTTCTTAAATATTTTAGGATAGATAATTAATATATAAAAAGTTATAATTAAAACCGAAGTACAAAGCTATAAAAAATTTATACTTAATAGGATTATTATCGAATAGAGAAAAATAAGCATGTACTATGCTACTAATATCAGATATTTTCAAGGTAAGAAATTTTCAAATAGAATAAGGAGGAAAATAATGATTACGATTTTAATTGTAGAAGATGAAAAGCCCATATCGGATCTAATAGCATTAAGCTTAAGTTCCTCAGGATATATTTGCGATATGGCATATGATGGTATGGAAGCATCAGATAAGTTGCTAGAAAAGAGATATGACTTGATTCTATTAGATATAATGCTTCCGGAAGTAGATGGATATGAGCTAATAGAATTCATTAAGCATATGGATATACCAGTTATATTTTTGTCTGCAAAAGGAAGATTAGAGGATAAGATAAAAGGATTTAAATTAGGTGCAGATGACTACTTAACAAAGCCATTTGAAGTATTAGAACTATTAGCTAGGGTAGAAGCTGTATTAAGGCGATTTCATAAAGTTTCAAATAAAGTTGAATTCGAGGATGTAATTGTTGACACAAAAGCTCATATGATAAAAAAAGGTCAAAAAGAAATTATATTAACAGAAAAAGAATATAGACTCTTAATATTTTTTATTGAAAATAAGAATATGGCAATGTTTCGTGAACAAATTTACGAAAGAGTATGGGAAGGTGAATATCAAGAAAATAGTAGAACTGTAGACTTGCATATACAACGCTTACGAAAAAAAATGGGTTGGGAAAAAAAGATTGTTTCAGTTCATAAAGTTGGATATAGATTGGAGGCGTAAATGAAATTTTCATATAAGATATTTATTAGTACACTACTATTGATTATGTTCACACTAAGTATAGGTGAAACAATAATGCTAACAGTAACTTTTAATAATGCTATTGATAGTGAGATAGAACATGCACAACGTGAAAATTTGATGATGAGAATGGAAATTGCTACACTTGTGAGAAACTACAATAGAGCAATATATAGAAATGAAAGGGAAGCTCTAGATTCGGTTCTAGAAACATTGAGTGAAAACTGGAAAAAAGAAAAAAGACAGTTTAGGATTATAGATAAAAATAATAGAGTAATTACTGAAAGCCAAGGATTTACTGATTTTATTAATATGAATAATGTGGCTAATATTGAAGAAGAGTTAAATTACAAAATTTATAGAGATAAAGAATCATACTATGTACAAGTAAACACACTTCTTAAATTAAATGAAAAAGAAATTATAATTGAAAATTCTAAAAATTTATCATCTGTATTTTCATATAGAAAAGAACAACAGACTATTTTTTTACAAGTGGCACTTGTTATAGGAGGAATAGGTGGATTAATAAACTGGGTAGTTGTTCGTTGGATATCAAAACCTATTAATGAAATGACAAAAGCAATGAAAAAGATTATGTCAGGTAATTTGACTGTTAGAGTTGAAAATAAAAGCACGGATGAACTTGGAACTTTAGCTAACTATTTTAATTCAATGACAGAGTCATTAGAGAAAAATATGAATGACTTAAAAGAAGCCGCAAGAAGACAGGAAGATTTTGTGGGAAGTTTTGCACATGAAATAAAAACCCCATTGACATCAATCATTGGATACGCAGACATTCTTAGAAGCAAAAAACTAGATGAAAGTACTACGTTTACTGCAGCTAATTACATTTTTTCAGAAGGAAAAAGATTAGAAAATCTGTCTATAAAGTTGCTAGAATTAATTGTAGAAAGAAAAACACAAATTAAATATAAAAAAATTTCGATAACAAAATTGATAGATGATGTATTGAAAATAACAGATAGAAGCTTAGTAGAGAAAGAAATTAAAGTTGACTTAGATATAAATTCTTTTTACGTGAATGTAGATGAGGATCTTATGAAAACAGTTTTAATTAACTTAATAGATAATGCAAGAAAAGCTATAAATATCGAAGGCATTATTAGAATTAAAGCGCAAAAAGAAGAGGAAAATATAAAGATAGATATTATAGATAACGGTAAAGGCATTCCAAAAAAAGATTTAGAAAAAATAAAAGAAGCTTTCTATATGGTGGACAAGTCACGCTCTAGAAAAGAAGGTGGAGCTGGACTAGGATTAACTATATGTACACAGATAATGAAATTGCATAATGGAGATATGATATATGAAAGTGAGTTGAACAAAGGAACAAAAGTATCTTTGGTGTGGAAGGAGATGAAGAATGAAGAACGTAACTAATCATCTGCTAAAAGGTGCAATAACTATATTATTAATGTTTATTATAATGTTTTTACCACGCACATTCTTCTTTATACAGGATAAAAAATTATTGAATAAAGAAGTTAGTATAAAAGTTGAATCTCCGAATATTCATACAACACCTGAATTCTCAATGAGTCTTGAAGACAAAATAAAGATGGTGAATTTGGAAGAAGGAAATATTGAATGGATATCTCTTGATACAGGAGATACTTATAGTTTATATGAAGCTAGAATGCAGAGTTATAGGGAACTATGTAAAATTTCTTCTTTGAAAATGGATATCTATGGACCTATTAAAGAAGAAATTGATATAAAGCCATTTCTTTTAATAAACTCTCAGACCCCATCTCATACAATGATTATTTGGAAAGGTACTGTGAAAATTAAGGATATAGTTTATAGTATTGTGTTAGAAGAGGAATATGGGAAAATAATAAAAATAGAATCACAAGAAAAACTAAAAGATGACGAAGAAAAACACCTAAACACATTGCAAAAAGAATGGAAAGAATATATTCAAAACAAGTAGTATGATACAAATGTGATACAACTAAATGTAATAATGAATATATAAAATGCTTTAACATTTAAAAGGTTAAACTAGGAGGAAAAATTATGAAAACAAAATATTTTAAAAGTGTAATAGGTTGTTCTTTGATTTTAGTTACGATAGCTTCTGCAGGGGCTTATGCATATAATTACAGAAGCGATGTAGGAGTAAAATTGACTAATAGTATTAAAGATTATTTAAAAGAAGATGGAGATTTGAATAACGGCAGTAAGAAACAAGAAATTATGAAGTTACAAGACAAAGTAGGTAAGTTAGACGAAATACCTATGATTAATTTACCAAAAGGAATTAGAGGGATTAAGTCAGAGACTTCGGTCAACCAAAGCTTGAGAGATCTTATTATCGAATATTATCAAATTCCAGAAGAGTATTATGAAACTACAAGATATTATTATAACTATGTAGACTTAAATAAGGATGGAGTAAACGAAATATTTGTAGTTGTTATGGGTCCTTATACAAGTGGAACTGGTGGAAGTAGTGCACTATGGGTAGTTGAAAATGGTGGTAAGCTGCATGTAAATCAAGATTTCAAATTAGTTCATACTCCAGTTGTTATTAGTGATACTGTTACAAATGGTGCAAGAGAATTGATAGTTCCATACTATGGAGGTGGAGTTGAAGATCAGTATTCTATAATGACATGTAGTGATGGAGCATATACAAGAGTATCTGATGGTACTAAAGTAAAAACACTAGAAAGTGTTACGGGAGATGCTATAATTGCTAATGATATAATTGCTGAAGTGGAAGCAGGAAATATGGGACTTAACTTGCTTTCTAAGTAGTTTTTAAAAATAATAAATTTTGAAAAATTACATTTGTATAAGCAATCCTTACATGTTGAGACAGTAGTAATAATGAACTGTGGTCGAGATAAAAATAAAAGAGCATGGCCATAGGATATTCGAAGAGACACAGCCTCCAAAGTAGAAATTTTAGACATAAAATCCAAAGGTATCAGGATCAAAAAATCTTGATGCCTTTGTTTTTATATACCGACCAAAAACTAATATGACTTTCGGACGATGATTTTAAATGTCTAGTTGGAATAAATTAGTCTTAATTTTCTCTCCCAATATTGCATAGGGCTAAAAGCTGTTATATGATTTACATATGGTTTATTGGATTGAACTATTTAACAAGATTTAAGAGGTGCCTATATGGATAAACACGAGCAACTTAAGTTGATAAGAGAGAATTTTATGAATTGTCAAAAATTCTTGTATCCGATATTGAAGATTTTATGAAAGAATTTTATCAAGGAAACTGATGAATAATTTGGAGGTGATTTTATGAGCAGTACAATGGAAAATAGAATTTCAAGAAGAAAGTTTGAAAAAGAGCCGGTTACAGATCAGGAAAAGGGAAAAATCATTTTTCTTATTAATGAATTAAATGAAGCATCTGACTTAGCAATCGAATTCTTGGAGGACGGAAGTAATGCTTTTCAGAAATTAAGAAAGAGTTATGGTTTATTTACGAATGTGCGTTCAGTTATATTGATGAAAGGAAAAAAAGATCTCAAAGACTTGAAGGAAAAGGTTGGTTATTACGGAGAAGATTTAGTTCTTGCTATAACTGATTTAGGCTTGGGAACCTGTTGGGTTGGAGGTACCTTTGATAAAGACGAATTAATTGTTGATGACAGCGAGGAGTTGGTTTGTGTTATTTTAGTAGGCAAAGTGGCAGCTCCTTCACTAACAGAAAAAATGATTCGGTTGGCTACACATAGAAAAATAAAGAGCATGGAAGAACGAATCATAAGCGATCAACCTTTGCCTCAATGGGTACAAAACGGAATGAAAGCTGTATTACTTGCACCAAGTGCTAAAAACACACAAAAAGCAATGTTTAAGTATGAGAGCAACATCTTAAGTGCTCGAATTGTGGATGATTATTCAATGGATCTGATTGATTTAGGTATTGCAAAGAAACATTTCGAGATAGGGGCAGGAGGAAAATTTGAATTTGGAAACAGTGGTGTTTTTCATTTAAGTTAGTATTATATGTTATTGAATTTAAAGTTTTATAGAACGGATAGTAAAAAATGAATCAACAGAAAATTATTTCATCTTATTTTTTAATGTCTATATTATCAGAAAGCAAGGTCATACTATGTTCAAAGAGGATCTTCTTTGTATTCTCAAGACACGTTGAGACTATTGTTCTATGGTAATCTTCAATTAGTAATTAGATCATTGGATGCAACAGAAGATGAATTTATTGAAATGTTTAAAGAGACATTCATAAATAGATTATTTATATAATAGGAGGAAACATTTTGCAAACTATCAGCTACAAAGAATTAAAAATATCCGAAATAAATTTACAGTTATTTGCAGACTTTAACCGTTATCAAGATGTGAAAAAATGTTGGCGCAAGGAAAACAATGAGTGGATATTAAAAGATATTTCCTTTACAGAACAGTGGGACTTACCTGAATATGATCACTTGATAAAATGTTTACATAGTACTATTAAAACAGGAGGTGTAGTATTTGGTGCTTTTTATGCCGATATACTTGTGGGATTTGCCTCTATTGAAAATCAATTGTTTGGTTCAAAATCAAAATATCTGCAGCTCTCAAATATATACACCTCTTATGGGAAACGTTGTATAGGAATAGGTAAAGAACTGTTTTTACTTGTGTGTGAAAAAGCAAAACAGATGGGTGCTGAGAAGTTGTATATATCGGCTCATTCGTCGGAAGAATCACGGGCTTTTTATAAAGCTATTGGCTGTAATGAGGCAACAGAATACAATTTAAAATTAGTTGCTGAAGAACCTTGTGATTGCCAACTAGAATATGCGCTCTAGCTTCTTGTTATGATCATACCTTTAATTATTCTAAAATAAGAATAAGTTAGACATTGTAAGTTAAATATTAAAAGATATGAACGTATAGGTACATATCTCTTAATATTCTTGATACATGGGATAGATACGAACAATATCTTTAGGTAAATAATATGGTAAAAACAGATATTGATAAAATAACAAATTTTTTTAGTATGAAAGGATTTAATGATTTTAAAATGCTATTGCAGATAAATACAAGAGAGATTGATTTTGCAATTTTTATTTTACAGAACTTGGTACTCCTGTAAGAAGACATTTTGACTTGACTATGGAAAAACTCTCTAAAATGGAAGATCAAATATTAAAATTAAAAGAGAAAGCGAAAAGATATAAGTTGTAGCAGCACTTCAAAGTGCTGGGAAAAAAGAATGATACTTTCGATGTGAATGCGCGGATGTGGAAATTCTAAAAAGCAGATTACTGAGGCTGATTTTTGAACAGGAGCTGAGGAAATGAATGATATTTTTATGTTTGGACAAAATTTCGGTGCTATAACAAATAGTATAAAATCAGACTTGCATAAGCATTGGCTGTTACAGCTATTTATTGGCGCTGATGAAAAACTAATAATTAACGTAGAGGGTCAAAGAATAAATTGCCGAGCCATAGCTGTGAATGTGAATACAATGCATGAGTTTTATTCTGGAAATTTAATTCATTTTACAATGTTGGTAGATCCAACAACTCAATTAGGGAAATTTATGCGAGTATACTTACTAAAAGATAATCCGTATTATATTATTTGTGAGGATAGAGCAGTCAAATTACAAATGCATCTATTAAATGCAATTAATTATGGAAAAAGCCATAACTATTCGGTGTTAATAAAAAACGTTGTCAGCTATTTCGATGGCTATACACCAATTGCAATTGATCAAAGAATAGAGATGTTATTAAGAATGATAGATACCTGTGATTGTGATGAGACACTTCATCAGGTGAAATATATCGCAAAAGCAATGTCCATATCAGAAAGCAGGCTCTCGCATCTTTTCAAAGAAGAAACTGGTATTCTACTGAAAAGTTATATTGTTCTTCATAAGCTACAAAGAGTATACCAAAAGATATTTGACGGTGAAAGTATTACAGATGCAGCAATAGAATCAGGATTTAATTCATCGTCACATTTTGCTTTTATCAATAAAAAAATGACGGGTATGTCAGCAAGGGATATTATCGCAGATAGCAGATTTTTGAAATTAAGTCTATAAATAAATTTGTATAATATGATTATCAAGATATAAGGAGGTCATATTATGAAAGAGTATTTACAGGTAACACCTATGTTGAATTATGATAGTAATGTGATACAGCAGTTAGTTAAAAACAGGAAATGGAAAGATAAAGATGAGTTTCAAAAGATACTTGAGATATATAATTTTGTTAGGGATGAAATAAAATTTGGCTATAATGTTGATGACACCATAAAAGCAAGTAGAGTTTTAGAAGACGGTTATGGGCAGTGTAATACTAAAGGGACTTTATTTATGGCTCTGCTTAGATCTGTTGGTATCCCATGCCGAATTCATGGGTTTACTATCAACAAAGCTCTTCAAAAAGGCGCTATGACAGGTTTAATGTACAGTGTTGCTCCCCAAAATATTGTCCATAGTTGGGTGGAGATTTTTTTTGAAGGAAACTGGTTAAATATAGAGGGGTTTATACTTGATGTTCCTTATTTAAACAAACTCCAAGAAAAGTTTTATGAATGTAATGGAAATTTTTGTGGATACTGTGTAGCAACCAATGATTTTAAAAAACCACAAATCTATTGGAATAAAAATGATACCTATATACAAAAGGAAGGGATCAATCAGGACTATGGAATATTTAACTCTCCGGATGAATTCTTCAGGAAGCATAGTCAAGAATTCTCGCCATTGAAGAAATGGTTTTATCAGAATATTGGTAGAAAGCTTATGAATCAAAATGTATCTAAAATTAGAGGAGACGTAAAATGATATAAAAATTAAACATATTTCTCTGAAAGATTATCTGATTTAAACTTAAAAAAATGATGAGTCTTTTTAAGAAAGGCACCTCTCACCAAGCAAGTACTGGATTCTAACGCATCTATTTTGTATCCTCAAGGCATGCGGAGACGGTTGTTCTTTTGACAAAGAACAAAATAGATAGAGTGATGGATAAAATTCTAATGCTTTGTGAGTATGAAACTATAATTTTGATGTCGTAGTATGTATTTGGGATCTTAAGAATAAGACCGATGGGAGAATTAAATATGGGAAATACCCATACCTTTAATATGATGGCTAGCAGATATGATACTTTTGAAAGGATTCAAATTGCAAAGTTAACATCAGATGCCATTCGTGAATGCTTAATCGATTCTAATAATAAGAATGCTATTGATTTTGGATGTGAAACTGGTCTTGTTGGAAGGAACTTATTAAATGAATTCAATTCTATGATTTTTATGGATACGTCACAGAATATGATTGATCAGATAAAACAAAAAATTATTGACTTTAACATTCAAAATGTAGATACATTATGTTTTGATTTGGAAAAAGAAAGCTTATTGGATTTACGTGTGGACTATATTTTTATGTCTCAGGTTCTACTTCATATTAATGATATAGAGTTAGTTTTATCAAGACTATATGAAATTTTAAATGTAGGAGGACATTTAATAATAGTAGATTTTAATAAAAATGAGAAAGTAGTTTCAGATATGGTCCATAACGGATTTGATCAAGTAGAGCTTATTAAGCTTATGACTAAATTAGGATTTAAAGAAACTCAATCCAAAATTTTTTATACCGGAAGTAAAATATTTATGAATCATGATGCATCTTTATTTATACTTGATGCTCAGAAATAAACTTTCAGTCAGGAATTTTAGTTCTATGATAGCTTTAAGATTAATTTGTTAAAGAGAAAAATGTATTAAATAAATCTTGCAGTTATAAAAGATATGGAGAAGTAAGTTTAATATAGAATGAATATAATGTTTAGGTATAATAAAAGACATCTACAGTAATTATAGTAGATGTCTTTTGTTATGGTTAAATACGAGTAAAAATAATTGGAAATATTTCTTATATTTGTTTGAGAAACTTACACGCTTAGAATATAATTAGAGTTGACAAGATAAATAATTTTAAAATTAAGTGGTCAAGTATCATCGAATAAAAATGTATAAAGACAATATTTATTCAACAAAACCTTAACTTTTCTATTGAGATGATGTATGTACGGTGTTATAAATACATAAACCTTATGTATTGAGAAAAAATATAAGGATGGTGAAGAGAATGAAAAAGATATTATTAGTGGAAGATGATTGGTTATTGAATCAAACTTTAGCTTTTCATTTAACAACAGAAGGATATGAAGTAATCTCTTCACATAATACAGTATCTTCTATAGAATATTTCTCAAGAGATAATTTTGACTTGATTATACTAGATATAAATCTTCCTGATGGAAACGGTTTTGATTTATGTAAAATGTGGAGTGATAAAACAACAGCACCTATTATATTTTTAACTGCAAATGACATGGAAAGTGATATGCTAAAGGGATATGAGCTAGGCGCAGAGGATTATATTACAAAACCATTCCATGTTAGTGTTTTTCTTAAAAAAGTAGGAGTTTTATTAAAAAATACTAGTAAAAAGAGTATAGAACATATCTATGATGATGGAAATTTGTTTTTAAACTTTACTAAGCGAACATCTATGCTACAAGGCGAAAATCTTGAAATGACTACAGGGGAGTTCAATCTATTATATCTACTTGTTGCGAACTATAGAATGGTATTAACAAGAAGACTGTTATTGGAAAAGCTATGGGATGAAAATGAAAAATATGTGGATGAAAACGCCTTAACTATGATGATTAGTCGTATTCGATCAAAGATTGAGACTAAAGATAAAAAATACATTAAGACAATCTATGGAATGGGATATCAATGGGTGGGAGATACCTATGGAGAATAGTATAAAATTACTATTATTTTCATCAGCTACTTATCTTATCATCATATTGATTTTTTATACTAACAAGAAAAAGACTATTAATAAGTATATGAATTTTATCAATATCTTAAATGACTCACTAACTTATTTAATTAATAGAGATTATCAAAAACTTAATAAACTACGAACTTTAGACGAAACCTTTGATTCAAAAGTAAATCAAAAGATATTGAGATTATCGAAAATTTGGCAGGAAGAATCTTTGCAAGGATTAAAAGAAAAAAAGAATTTACAAAGTTTAATTTCAGATGTATCTCATCAAGTAAAAACTCCTATAACTAATCTGAAGATGCTACAACTAGCTTTAGGTAATGATAAAGTATCTAAAAAAGATAAGGAAAAACTATTAAAATCTATGGATGGTCAGTTGGACAAAATACATTTTCTACTAGATTCTATGATTAAATCATCAAGATTAGAAACAGGATTAATTCAATTAAAAAAGATCCAATTGAATTTATTTGACACTATTGCTGAAGCTATATCTGGTATTACAGTAAACGCTGAAAAGAAAGGTATAGAAATTATTGTAGATTGTCCAGAAAAATATATTTTGTCACATGACAAAAAGTGGACAGCAGAAGCTTTATTTAATGTATTAGAAAATGCAATTAAATACTCGCCAGAGAATACAAGAATAGAAGTTAAGGTACAAAAGTGGAAGATGTACACAAAGATAGATATTATAGATGAAGGTATAGGCATTCATGAAAAGGATTTTGGGAAGGTATTTCAAAGGTTTTTTAGACAAGAAAGTAGTTATGACAAAGAAGGAGTAGGAATTGGACTTTATTTATCACGAGAGATTATTCAAAAACAAGATGGATATATAAAGGTAGCATCCATTGTAGGAGAAGGTTCAACTTTTTCTGTTTTTTTGCCAAATGATTTTTAAAGGTTATATCTAGTACCAATTCTAACAAAAAAGTTAGAATTGGTACTATTTTTTTAGCAAAATAAGATTTTTTGTTATATTTCTGTTAGTTTTACTTGATAAAGTTATCTTAAGAAAGGGGGAAAACAGAATGAATATATTAGAAGCAATGGACTTAAAAAAATACTATGGAGAAGAACCCAATATTGTAAAAGCTTTAGATGAGGTAAACTTAACTGTGAAAAACGGTGAGTTTCTTGCAATTGTGGGAACCTCAGGATCAGGTAAGTCTACTTTGTTAAATATATTAGGTGGTTTAGATAATCCTACTAAAGGAAAGGTGATTGTAGCTGAAAAGGAT
This window harbors:
- a CDS encoding nitroreductase family protein, whose protein sequence is MSSTMENRISRRKFEKEPVTDQEKGKIIFLINELNEASDLAIEFLEDGSNAFQKLRKSYGLFTNVRSVILMKGKKDLKDLKEKVGYYGEDLVLAITDLGLGTCWVGGTFDKDELIVDDSEELVCVILVGKVAAPSLTEKMIRLATHRKIKSMEERIISDQPLPQWVQNGMKAVLLAPSAKNTQKAMFKYESNILSARIVDDYSMDLIDLGIAKKHFEIGAGGKFEFGNSGVFHLS
- a CDS encoding response regulator transcription factor, whose product is MITILIVEDEKPISDLIALSLSSSGYICDMAYDGMEASDKLLEKRYDLILLDIMLPEVDGYELIEFIKHMDIPVIFLSAKGRLEDKIKGFKLGADDYLTKPFEVLELLARVEAVLRRFHKVSNKVEFEDVIVDTKAHMIKKGQKEIILTEKEYRLLIFFIENKNMAMFREQIYERVWEGEYQENSRTVDLHIQRLRKKMGWEKKIVSVHKVGYRLEA
- a CDS encoding GNAT family N-acetyltransferase, which produces MQTISYKELKISEINLQLFADFNRYQDVKKCWRKENNEWILKDISFTEQWDLPEYDHLIKCLHSTIKTGGVVFGAFYADILVGFASIENQLFGSKSKYLQLSNIYTSYGKRCIGIGKELFLLVCEKAKQMGAEKLYISAHSSEESRAFYKAIGCNEATEYNLKLVAEEPCDCQLEYAL
- a CDS encoding class I SAM-dependent methyltransferase, giving the protein MENTDIFNMMASRYDTFERIQIAKLVSDAIREYLIDSNNKNAIDFGCGTGLVGMNLLNEFNSMIFMDTSQNMIDQIKQKIIDFNIQNVDTLCFDLEKESLLDLHMDYIFMSQVLLHINDIELVLSRLYDILNVGGHLIIVDFNKNEKVVSDMVHDEFDQVELINLMTKLGFKETQFKTFYTGSKIFMNHDASLFILDAQK
- a CDS encoding helix-turn-helix domain-containing protein; translated protein: MNDIFMFGQNFGAITNSIKSDLHKHWLLQLFIGADEKLIINVEGQRINCRAIAVNVNTMHEFYSGNLIHFTMLVDPTTQLGKFMRVYLLKDNPYYIICEDRAVKLQMHLLNAINYGKSHNYSVLIKNVVSYFDGYTPIAIDQRIEMLLRMIDTCDCDETLHQVKYIAKAMSISESRLSHLFKEETGILLKSYIVLHKLQRVYQKIFDGESITDAAIESGFNSSSHFAFINKKMTGMSARDIIADSRFLKLSL
- a CDS encoding MerR family transcriptional regulator encodes the protein MNYTIAQAAKKMNLTTYTLRYYDREGLLTNVKRDKSGNRIFTRDDMEMLSLICCLKNTGMPIKKIKQFMDWQNEGNDTLHARNDMLINHKDDVLKQIEDLKKYLRSIDRKLDYYHDACQAYDTDSPIPTCCEYTDNDSDF
- a CDS encoding flavodoxin family protein, with amino-acid sequence MKVIAINGSPRKDGNTSQALKVMSDELEQQGIEVETIQIGQLNIHGCIGCGYCWTSEENHCVFKDDIVNEVAKKMREADGLILASPTYYAGIAGTMKSFLDRVFYTSSSYFKYKVATSISVVRRAGGVDVVHQLNNYLNLAETVMPPSQYWTIAYGAKKGEVHQDGEGIQTIHKNARSMAWLLKTIDAGKEKVPFPVEEDRVMTNFIR
- a CDS encoding transglutaminase-like domain-containing protein, which translates into the protein MKEYLQVTPMLNYDSNVIQQLVKNRKWKDKDEFQKILEIYNFVRDEIKFGYNVDDTIKASRVLEDGYGQCNTKGTLFMALLRSVGIPCRIHGFTINKALQKGAMTGLMYSVAPQNIVHSWVEIFFEGNWLNIEGFILDVPYLNKLQEKFYECNGNFCGYCVATNDFKKPQIYWNKNDTYIQKEGINQDYGIFNSPDEFFRKHSQEFSPLKKWFYQNIGRKLMNQNVSKIRGDVK
- a CDS encoding sensor histidine kinase, whose product is MKFSYKIFISTLLLIMFTLSIGETIMLTVTFNNAIDSEIEHAQRENLMMRMEIATLVRNYNRAIYRNEREALDSVLETLSENWKKEKRQFRIIDKNNRVITESQGFTDFINMNNVANIEEELNYKIYRDKESYYVQVNTLLKLNEKEIIIENSKNLSSVFSYRKEQQTIFLQVALVIGGIGGLINWVVVRWISKPINEMTKAMKKIMSGNLTVRVENKSTDELGTLANYFNSMTESLEKNMNDLKEAARRQEDFVGSFAHEIKTPLTSIIGYADILRSKKLDESTTFTAANYIFSEGKRLENLSIKLLELIVERKTQIKYKKISITKLIDDVLKITDRSLVEKEIKVDLDINSFYVNVDEDLMKTVLINLIDNARKAINIEGIIRIKAQKEEENIKIDIIDNGKGIPKKDLEKIKEAFYMVDKSRSRKEGGAGLGLTICTQIMKLHNGDMIYESELNKGTKVSLVWKEMKNEERN